The following is a genomic window from Amphiura filiformis chromosome 4, Afil_fr2py, whole genome shotgun sequence.
ATGTCTCACTTTATTGTGTTGCCGTCCAAATAGGGATTATGTTTCATTAAAGCGGATTATGTTTTTGTGAAATATGGGTTTCAGGgtgtaaaataatgaaaacaaaattctcATTaacccattttgaaaatttggtccCAATGTCACACTCTGGCCTCCATATTTATATAAACACCCATACACCAAATTCTGTAGTTTTACACAAAGAATAAACCCAAAATAGTTCAAATTTAACTTGTTTAAGGCCTCCAcgcatgtatttcaatggaaacAAAAACTCTTCAGTGCCCCCATATTGCGAATCATGCATTTttttaacaactttattttagattttgtttttaagtataaaattgttttgaaaaggTCACAGTCTCATCTTTTATTTGCCCTTTTCCcccttttctctcctttcccccttcctcttcttttttcctttttttcttttcctttcctttttattTGGTCGTAGACATCATAGATATTGTCATCTGTCAAGTCAGAGTCCTGGCAGTTTGATGATTGCATCCGTTGTGACTGGACAGGCAATGATACAGCATCTACAAtctgaaattgaaaaataaaagtttGCAGTAATAAAAAAGATCTTTGTTTGCTGTAACAGGCCAGAAAAAATAGAATCTAAAGAGATTATCGCAGATTTTTTGAGCCTACATACCAAGTAAATGGGGGAGATTCTCGTAAAATGCGGATCCCAAGGTGAAATGCAAGTCTACCCCTGGCTGTTAATAAGTAACAGTGGACCTCCATGGGACTACACACAATAATGACTCAGTGTATCCTACACGAAAGAACAATTTATGTGCATGCAACTACCGTATCTGTACATTGCATAATTAAGCATTTTATAGTTGGTTGATTCTTTAACTTGTTAGTATATGAaagaaacagttaaaattgtattttgtttttttaacatgATACTAATTATTATACAGATGGAATCAAACAAATTGAAAAGTGATGGTTTTGCGGAATGAGGCTTTTAAAACTAATTGCAAGTTATTTCTTGAGTATTGTGAAACATGTCAACATTTTGCTTAGAATTTATATTCTTTGGGGCTGCGCCCTTTAGGACATATTCCTCAGTTCTAAAATTGCGTAATGTGGATCCTTTGTGGCAAAAATACAGTTTATATGGGGGCATCAGGTCAGATTTTTCGTAGCACATTGGAGccaacacctcagctacttggtttatcacaatatgatagtaatggaaaaaaatgaccagatattccttatttttcatttgttcactttttttttacagaatgaCCAAATATGCACCACCTCTTCCACAAGTCAATATCTTATACAAGACATACCACCACACATTTAATTGCGCATTgagtgtgtgactgacttcatttgcacaAACAAGATCCTAATatcctattattatattattacaacagaatattgatattgatatgataCCCACCTCATCATCGTCAGAATCATCCTTATTATCAACATCATCATGCAGTTGGGGCTGCTCCATCATTAGTGTTTCTTTTGACTCCTTGTTGTTATACTTCCAACCTTGATTCAGTGCTAGTTGTCTTAACTGATCAGAGAGGGTTAAAACAATGTCAGCTACTCCTGCCGATTGGCATTGTGTTGGAACTCTAATGGGAGGCGTTTGAATTAGTTTTGTAATTAAATCAGATGCACATTTCTGATTCAGAACAAGCTGCAAATCTTCACCCTCCAGTAATCCTTTCAGCTTATCACTGTCATCTTGATATTTACTAACGTTTGCTGCCATTTCTGTTGATTGATTTTTGTGGTCGTCTTCAATCTCCTGCATGAATTGTGACACCTGTTGTCTGGTAGAATCcaatattttgatcaactttCCCGCACTAGTTTTAATTTCATTGAACTTTAGCAGTTGTGTCGGATTTTGTGACAAGATCTTGTTGTTGCCAGCACATCTTTTTTGAATATTACTATAGCTCGGTTTGTGCATATTCTTTAACCTCTGTGCTGCTTCTTTAATTGATGACAGTATGTGCCTCTTTGATGGCAAGTGATCATTCAGAAGACAAACTTGGCAGATGGCCTGTTTACAGTTTGTGCAGTAAAACATGAGCATTTCACCAGTGTGTTTTGAGCATCCATTGACCATCTTGCTCTTGATTGCTTCAAGGTGGCTTTGAATATCAAAGTTAGTCATAAATTGATTTTCAGCTGCAGTTTTCTTTGCTGCAAAACTTGGACAATAAAACTGAACATTGCTACGACATTTTGGGCATGGAAACTTTGCTGTACCTCTATATATGGTTGCAGTGCTGTCTATGGTTTCTTGAAGGCATTCTTGACAAAATGTATGCAAACAAGGAAGGGTtttaggaatcttgtagtgatcCAAGCATATGCTGCAGGTAAGCTGTTGAGATATGTCTTGCAGGAGTGACTTTTCTGTACCCTGTTGTAGCACAAAACCTGATTTTGATTTAGCCATGTTCTGCAATCATAAATAAGACAAAAACATGGGCATTTAGAACTGCTTTCATTTTGTACCTATGAGTTAACATCAAAAATTATGAGCAAagattgattgaaaaaaaaataaagaaatagttttaATCTTCATTATATTATCTAGTTAAATTATATAGTTTCAAAATATGGATAATGCAACATGTGTTACATACCTTGCAGATACATCACTATGTGAAAACAGATAAATGTGTTTTTTTCCCGCAAATTTGTTGCATACCTTGCTGATGTATGTGAAAACATACAATTATTAACTTAGGTCTTCACcacaaatttgtcacataccTCACAGATATGTCACTATATAAAAACATGGCAAAGTCCTTGCTGCAACTTGTCACATACATTGCAGATATGTAATGCACACTTTATATTTAATGCTATATCCGGGGGGCacttgactttggaagtgacgggatgTGTGGACACCAttttgaaactaggggtctttcggtgagagctttgacaccaaaggggggggggggcatttagtGAGAAGGCCCTCTTAAAAggggtctttctgtgagactggGAAAATGTGGCCAAAAAAGGGGAGTCTTTATGTGAGACAtcaaaatttggaatttttaaagaaaaaacattCGATGAGAGATGATTAGAAATGTGTCCAAAATTCTTTAAAATgggatcttttggtgacaggataACAagaaagagggtcattgggtgataCTGATAtggagttcagtgaaattagaaAGGGAGTCATTGGGTTTGAGGGAGTTCactgaaacaaaaaaggagatcATCggatgagagggagttgaaaaatgggggtcaatggtGCCGAACATCCCCTGTCACCCATTTTCAGTGACTGCCCCCACCCGGGGCTATTTCATTAAATATTAGTGCTAGAATGAagtattttattaatttgataaaGATTTaggtaaaattgtatttttagctTAAAATGTGTACATGAAATACCCTTAATAAGGATTTCAAGATATTAATTATagcatatattcaatttttttttaatcaaccataaATTATATCAGCACATGGGCATCGGTCCAGGGAATCTGAACACGGTGcaaatactcatacatatgaggtctgcactaataaggaagaagaagaagaaaatgacAATAGGCTGAATATACAGCCTAGAAAGATCTAGATACCGTGGCAGCAGTTAGTTGTTGTGATCATATTGTTGTGTTTTGACATCATTGTTATTTTCtatttgattattattcaattgaaatttctactagattggttctcaagtacccggatgtttcactATATAGTATGGGATCGCCTATAAATCTTCTCTGGGGCCTACGTACCCCTTTAaacacaaaatatgaaaataaacatgTATACAGATACAGAAATGGATTTCATATAATCAAATGCCATGTCCCAATCCCAGATCCCAATTAGGCAAAGGAATTAAATCAAATTGATATGatgaaaatatttgcatccaTGTACCCCTATATACATGTCCCCCACCCATACACACAAGATGTCAAGATAGTACTAGTACTAAACAACACATAGTACCAATTTACTTTTGACATGCTAGTTGTCACTCCAGCTAAATACTTTTCTGATGCCCACATGTTGTTCTTTTCTGTTGTTCACTACTGCTTGTTTCACCCTTTCAATTGTATACAAACTATACAAACTAATTTATAAACCAAAAGTGAAACTCAGTCATGAGCTGATAATGTACTTACCCCGGGGTACTTACAGTATATTGAGTATCCACAAACTCTGTATCTGTACATCGGCCACATGAATAGTATTCAGTATCATGGATCAGATGAAATTATGTTATAACTGCATGAGGAGGAGGACCTTCCTGGCTCAGTAGCATGTCACAAGGGTCATGCCCTTGAAGTTTAATGatcatcagggttgccaaaagatttcagcccggtACGCGGGTCAAagaatcgaaaagtcgcccaatttttctctttaccattggtttctatggggcatgaaactattggaagtcgcgggagccaatgttgaaaagtcgtccaaatttttcttaaccattgtttctatgggacaggaaattgtcaaaagttgtggggaaaatcttcaaaagtcgcctaattgggctaccaaatcgtgggtttggcaaccctgatgatCATGTTCCAACTCCAGGGACACCTCATGAATTATTTTCCTGGGTGGATTAAGCAAATTTTGACCAGAGGGGTATGAAAAGCTATGAAAAGTAGCACTCAGCAGGctatattgatttttaaaagtaAACTGCTAAATACCCATTTCaatgcatccaaaggtccagggaaatAATGAGGTGCCACCCGGGGGTGCCACTGGAGTTGGAATAGAAGGTAATAGGCAAACAtgaatacagggtgagtcaaaatgaTTTGTACCTAAGATATCTTTTAAACAAGAActatctttaaaaaagacaatgacattgatgaagatcatgtttcataatggGATATTTACCAGGTCAAATAGGGTACATTAGCTTACATTGTTCACTGTGCATGTATATTATGCCCATATATCATAGGCCCTAAAACTTTATTTGTCATCAGATattgaaaagacaaaattgatgtttttatataTCAATACAGTGGCAACTCATTAACACGAACCCTCTTAACTTGAAGTTCCTGATATTaaacaagaagtatgttttacactctcccaagcatacatttcacatgttatcaGAACTGTGCACTGTATTTCATAAACAAATTTTTCAATAATTGAAtaattaacaaataataaaattGGTTCTTTATTTTCCTATCTATCATTTATTTACCAGGTCAAATAGGATGCATTATTCAATACTATGCCCTAATAACTTTATTTGTCATCAGATGTTTCCCATTGAAaagacaaaatgtatgttttataca
Proteins encoded in this region:
- the LOC140149776 gene encoding E3 ubiquitin-protein ligase TRIM13-like is translated as MAKSKSGFVLQQGTEKSLLQDISQQLTCSICLDHYKIPKTLPCLHTFCQECLQETIDSTATIYRGTAKFPCPKCRSNVQFYCPSFAAKKTAAENQFMTNFDIQSHLEAIKSKMVNGCSKHTGEMLMFYCTNCKQAICQVCLLNDHLPSKRHILSSIKEAAQRLKNMHKPSYSNIQKRCAGNNKILSQNPTQLLKFNEIKTSAGKLIKILDSTRQQVSQFMQEIEDDHKNQSTEMAANVSKYQDDSDKLKGLLEGEDLQLVLNQKCASDLITKLIQTPPIRVPTQCQSAGVADIVLTLSDQLRQLALNQGWKYNNKESKETLMMEQPQLHDDVDNKDDSDDDEIVDAVSLPVQSQRMQSSNCQDSDLTDDNIYDVYDQIKRKGKEKKEKRRGRGKGEKRGKRANKR